In Haliotis asinina isolate JCU_RB_2024 unplaced genomic scaffold, JCU_Hal_asi_v2 scaffold_17, whole genome shotgun sequence, a single genomic region encodes these proteins:
- the LOC137269772 gene encoding uncharacterized protein: METYLEFTRRTSDSDESDDSTISSRYSSEGEVPLPKYDDRFDPDDPEPGFQTSGDALLSSIVSTTEQTQILRKLSATESCLQHLDAGEKTPSTRHVFPTCSLCQQQFTLKDPAPYLLPCLHAVCETCVTSAAGGEMTCSTCQRQVNLNDRILQKDAVRQKEIFHLTARHRPGELLCTHEDDGNQAVCWCQQCEEFLCEYCQTMHSSIKVSREHVLQDIIDLVPTVSNIPTFCSTHEHDSLYLFDKSCQKLICARCRLSDHANHDVEELDVVADAITKQLRLYKDALSTLQNRQQLNIKSVKKGREFTQRMHTFWKETISHTFQTLRSQLGHSEKEFLFDLERQSEEANATQHALLNTFENDGKTCTGVLDYIDKILLYGSKLDILAMEGPVRDMTQTFQDTARSEIHDSPPALCSNSMSKLKSITSGFATLFTRQSVKDADAQTDDVYKADMEMKHKIVIAELRTKMDSDEKHIEMLNAQIRSLQMRIEEKEAIEDRTVTTIDFLLDADAQTDDVYKADMEMKHKIVIAELRTKMDSDEKHIEMLNAQIRSLQMRIEEKEAIEDRTVTTIDFLLGVAREGVVHKLNTGPVDRSMLLKCTPLKYDKDRANLDYVHINTEGDLVNRKSRTRSARVRRLKRYMGTCSSFPLPQDGCPQYWEVENRVSLDKPLPENGLILEIGVCREEERERDVHYCISERPYSYSMVAIRCTRHDGICIYICKEGKCVLHLPDTLSNTAGASHTSHYGVVYDDARKKIVFIDVKEKKVMSTLDNVDSTEALWPMFAVYNPSVLAVSMRLVVSSDINMTGEKKAMIVKALS; encoded by the exons ATGGAAACGTATTTAGAGTTTACCAGAAGGACGAGTGATAGTGACGAGAGCGACGACTCCACTATTTCCAGCAGGTACAGCTCGGAAGGAGAAGTTCCATTACCGAAGTATGATGACCGTTTTGACCCTGATGATCCAGAACCAGGATTCCAGACTTCTG GTGATGCCCTTCTATCAAGCATTGTCTCCACAACGGAACAAACTCAGATACTGAGAAAACTGTCAGCGACCGAATCAT gTCTGCAACATTTGGATGCTGGTGAGAAAACACCCAGCAC AAGGCACGTCTTCCCGACGTGCTCTCTTTGTCAACAGCAGTTTACCCTGAAAGATCCCGCCCCCTACCTACTACCCTGCCTACACGCTGTGTGTGAGACGTGTgtgacatctgcagctggtgGTGAAATGACATGCTCTACGTGTCAGAGGCAGGTCAACCTCAATGACAGAATCCTCCAGAAGGATGCAGTCAGACAGAAGGAAATATTCCACTTGACGGCCAGACATCGCCCCGGAGAACTTCTCTGTACACACGAAGATGACGGCAACCAGGCTGTGTGCTGGTGTCAGCAGTGTGAAGAGTTTCTCTGTGAATACTGCCAGACTATGCACAGTAGCATTAAAGTTTCCAGAGAGCATGTACTTCAAGACATCATTGACTTGGTACCGACTGTCTCCAACATTCCAACATTTTGCAGCACACATGAACACGACTCTCTTTATCTCTTTGATAAAAGCTGCCAGAAGTTAATCTGTGCGAGATGTAGACTTAGCGATCACGCAAACCATGATGTTGAAGAGCTGGATGTGGTTGCCGATGCTATAACAAAACAGTTGCGCCTTTATAAGGATGCTCTATCAACGCTACAGAATCGCCAGCAGTTAAATATAAAGAGCGTCAAGAAAGGAAGGGAATTTACTCAGAGAATGCACACCTTTTGGAAAGAAACGATCAGCCATACATTCCAGACACTGAGATCACAACTTGGTCACAGTGAGAAGGAATTTCTTTTCGATCTTGAACGTCAGTCAGAGGAAGCTAATGCAACACAACATGCTCTTCTCAACACTTTTGAAAACGATGGGAAGACTTGCACAGGAGTTTTAGACTACATCGACAAAATCCTTCTCTATGGCTCAAAGTTAGATATCCTGGCCATGGAGGGTCCTGTTAGGGACATGACTCAGACATTCCAAGACACTGCTAGATCGGAAATACATGACAGTCCTCCGGCTCTCTGCAGCAACAGCATGTCGAAACTCAAGTCCATCACATCAGGATTTGCCACCCTTTTCACACGTCAGTCTGTTAAAG ACGCAGATGCTCAAactgatgatgtttacaaggccgacatggaaatgaaacacaaaatt GTCATTGCAGAACTGAGGACGAAAATGGATTCCGATGAGAAACATATTGAAATGCTCAACGCTCAAATCAGAAGCTTGCAAATG CGCATTGAAGAGAAAGAGGCCATAGAGGATAGAACTGTAACAACCATTGACTTCTTGCTCG ACGCAGATGCTCAAactgatgatgtttacaaggccgacatggaaatgaaacacaaaatt GTCATTGCAGAACTGAGGACGAAAATGGATTCCGATGAGAAACATATTGAAATGCTCAACGCTCAAATCAGAAGCTTGCAAATG CGCATTGAAGAGAAAGAGGCCATAGAGGATAGAACTGTAACAACCATTGACTTCTTGCTCG GTGTGGCCAGAGAAGGTGTGGTTCATAAGCTGAACACAGGACCTGTAGACAGATCCATGTTGCTGAAGT GTACACCACTGAAGTATGACAAAGACAGAGCCAATCTCGACTACGTCCACATCAACACAGAAGGGGACCTGGTCAACAGGAAGTCTCGCACCAGATCTGCAAGGGTGAGGCGACTGAAGAGGTACATGGGCACATGCAGTTCATTCCCCCTCCCACAGGATGGTTGTCCCCAGTACTGGGAGGTGGAGAACAGGGTCAGTCTGGACAAACCACTCCCAGAGAACGGGCTCATCCTGGAGATTGGAGTATGTAGAGAGGAGGAGAGGGAGAGGGACGTGCATTATTGTATTAGTGAACGTCCTTACTCCTACAGTATGGTCGCCATTCGATGTACTAGACACGACGGGATATGCATTTATATATGTAAGGAGGGGAAGTGTGTGCTGCATCTGCCTGATACTCTCTCCAACACAGCAGGAgcatcacacacatcacattaCGGTGTTGTCTATGATGACGCCAGGAAGAAGATTGTCTTCATTGATGTGAAGGAGAAGAAAGTCATGTCGACCTTAGACAATGTAGACTCTACTGAAGCACTGTGGCCGATGTTCGCAGTGTATAACCCAAGTGTCCTCGCTGTCAGCATGAGACTTGTAGTGAGCAGCGACATCAACATGACGGGTGAGAAGAAAGCAATGATTGTCAAGGCACTTTCATGA
- the LOC137269874 gene encoding uncharacterized protein: protein MSSLGPDTAEKYTDGCSKCETVGNSFQSENHGVNFIIIHTTRSIICAGKKSGPLLEKKKKTLDRLGKIVSAWRNSGGGHILIHVKGQLPEDKCLEPFDEFITRTLSDLLDDEELYVDTYKRRWLSGIDGFQGNADFILVSVKETSGVATADFNTKVRNDIENVPLTSASLFTCMVSRQTNTKKQLKGLCENVQDLHESRNIEVKSLHADKLKNQIAKQISESPSVFADFIWHHLKLKENVTSLSKVEGGGSYFVGISEDTLEIERYRTKLINIDGFCLKFEESEIIQAIKAKLQSDTTALSNGTFHSVPEDLIEVRLHGIPGTERRVLEVAVGCFDGIIFSDKDGPRAYEVKNNAIHRMNKEAWLERFQAKRTD, encoded by the exons ATGTCATCCCTGGGTCCGGACACAGCGGAGAAATATACAG ATGGGTGTTCAAAATGTGAGACAGTAGGCAATTCTTTCCAATCTGAAAACCACGGTGTTAATTTCATTATTATCCACACAACCCGGTCTATCATTTGTGCTGGAAAGAAATCAGGGCCATTgttagaaaagaaaaagaaaactctTGACAGACTCGGGAAGATAGTCTCAGCTTGGAGGAACAGCGGAGGAGGCCACATCCTAATTCATGTGAAGGGTCAACTACCCGAGGACAAGTGCCTGGAACCATTTGATGAGTTCATAACCAGGACTCTCTCTGACCTCCTTGATGACGAAGAGTTATACGTGGACACTTATAAGCGTCGATGGCTCTCTGGGATAGATGGTTTTCAAGGCAATGCCGACTTTATTCTAGTGAGTGTGAAGGAAACGAGCGGGGTAGCTACTGCGGATTTCAACACAAAAGTAAGAAACGATATTGAAAACGTGCCATTAACCTCTGccagtttgtttacatgtatgGTCAGTAGACAGACAAACACAAAGAAACAGCTGAAAGGTTTGTGTGAAAATGTTCAAGATCTTCATGAAAGCAGAAATATTGAGGTCAAAAGTCTCCATGCTGACAAATTAAAGAATCAAATAGCAAAGCAAATTTCGGAAAGTCCATCAGTATTCGCTGATTTTATATGGCATCATCTCAAACTGAAAGAAAACGTCACCTCTTTATCCAAAGTTGAGGGAGGCGGTTCATACTTTGTTGGGATAAGTGAAGATACTCTTGAAATTGAGAGGTATAGAACCAAACTTATTAACATTGACGGGTTTTGCCTGAAATTTGAAGAATCTGAAATAATTCAAGCCATTAAAGCTAAACTTCAAAGTGACACAACAGCTTTATCTAATGGAACTTTCCATAGTGTTCCTGAGGACCTAATTGAAGTCAGGTTACATGGAATTCCTGGAACAGAGAGACGTGTTCTGGAGGTAGCTGTTGGCTGTTTTGACGGCATCATCTTCAGTGACAAGGACGGTCCAAGAGCTTATGAAGTAAAAAACAATGCTATACATCGGATGAACAAAGAGGCCTGGTTAGAGCGATTTCAGGCCAAACGAACAGAC